GCCGCAAAAAGCACGGCCAGCAACACCAGGGCAAACAAGATAAGCATCGACATGTTCGGCTGCAACGCAAGCAGCACGGCAGAAATCACAAACGGGACCGCCGGTTGGATGATACTGCATCGGAGAGTCTTGATCTCGTCGCCAGCATCGGAGAGCTTCGCGCAGACCATCGTGATAAAGCCAAGTTTCAAAATTTCGGAGGGTTGGATACCCCAAATCCAGCGGGACGCGCCCTTGACCGAAGTTCCCGACACGAGGGCCGCAATCGTCAGGATTACTCCCACGGCAAAGAACACACGCGCAAACTTTTTCCACGCGCTGTAATCCAGCAAGTAGCAGAACACCAGGGCCGCAATCGCCACAAGGACTTTTTTCAAATGCGAAAGGAGGTAATACTCGGTAGAAAGGCCAAGACGCTCCGCCAGCGGCGCTGACGCAGTGTACACAATAACAATCCCCAATACCATCAGCAATACAGCCGGTAGCAGCAGGAGTTTGTTAGAGCCTTTGTTTTGAGCAGAGACCATTCCTTAAACTACTCCTTGAAAATCGGGGTGGCTTGGAGCAAGGCTTCGACAACCTGTTCCATCTTCATACCGCGAGAGCCCTTCACCAGCAGCACATCGCCTTCGGAAACCGTATCGATCAGGAAGTCAATCACCTCCTGCACATTCGAGAAATGGAATACGGAGCGCATGCCACGGCTCTTGGCGCCCTTCACGAAAAACTTCGCCATCTCGCCCACAGTCACGAGGATATCGAAATTCGCCTCGGGAACCATGGTGCCAATCTGTTCGTGCAAGTTACGGCTTTCTTTACCGAGTTCAAGCATGTCGCCAAGTACGGCAATGCGGCGATTCACCTTGCTCATGTTGCCAATCGTCAACAGAGCCATCTTCGTCGAAGACGGGTTGGCATTGTAGCAATCGGAAACAATCTTGAAACCGTTCGCACTCTTCACGTCCATGCGCATACTCGTACCGCGGAAAGCATTGAGCGCAGAGGCAATGCGAGCCTTGGGAACCCCGAAAGCGAGCCCGACAGCTATCGCTGCCAGTGCATTGTACAAGTTGTGTACACCGGGGACATTCAGCTGGATCTTGGTGCGCCCAATGCTAAAGCAGGCGCAGGAATTTTCGTCCCAGGTGAGCCCTTCGGGCTTGATCACGCCACGACGCATACCAAACGTGACAACCTTGTAATTCTTGTTGCTGCGAGCCTTGCAGAGGTGTTCATCGTCGGCGTTCACAATCAAGACACCGCCCTTCTTGAGGCCTGCGGTAATCGTCATCTTTTCCTTGAACACACCGTCCAAATCGCCGAGGCGTTCCAGGTGGCTTGCGCCCACATTGGTAATCACGGCCACATCGGGTTCTGTCGCGAGCGAAAGCGGGCGGATTTCATCCGGGCCGCTCGTACCCATCTCGATGACTGCAGCCTCGTGGGTGCGCTTGAGCTGGAACAACGTCATCGGCACACCGATATGGTTGTTGAAGTTGCCTTGTGTAGCATGAGTATTGTAGCATGTCGAGAGGACAGCCTTCACCATTTCCTTGGTCGTCGTTTTGCCATTGCTACCGGTAATGCCGACCTTCTTCACCTTGAAGCGGCGTTGGTAGCCTTTGGCCAGTTTGAGCAAGGCCTTGGTTGTATCGTCCACTGGGGCGTACATTTTGAACGCACCCTGTTCTACGGCATCCTGATTTACTATGCTCATCAATGCACCGTCCTTCTCCATTTGGTTAACAAACTGGTGGGCGTCAAAACGGACACCCTTGATTGGCCAAAAAACAACACCCTTCGCCGGTTCTCGCGAATCCATGCAAAGGTTCACTTTTCGCGACAGCGTACGGGCAGGAACGCCCACGGCATCCGTTTCGAGGATGTCGAGCATCTCGCGAACTGTCAAATCCAACTTCAGCATTTCTCCATCGCCTTCACCGCCTCTTCGCGGTCGTCAAAATGGTGTTTCGTCTTACCGACGATCTGATAATCTTCGTGGCCCTTGCCCGCAATCACCAGCCAGTCGCCCGGTTCGAGGGAGGCGCAAGCCTTCGCAATCGCCTCGGCACGGTCTTCCACCACGACAAACTTGTCGGTCACCATGCCAGCGCGCACGTCCGCAATGATGGCGGAGGGGTTTTCCGTACGCGGGTTATCGGAGGTGAGCCAGGCCCTGTCGGCCATGCGCTCGGCAATTGAGCCCATGATGGGGCGCTTTGTGCGGTCGCGGTCGCCGCCGCAGCCGAACACGGTGCTAAGGCGTCCGCGACAAAGCCCGCGAGCCGTAGCAAGGACACGTTCCAGCGCGTCCGGGGTGTGGGCATAGTCAACAATCACGTGCTTTCCACCCTTGTTCCAGACCTTTTCGAATCGACCCGGGACGCGCACTGAGGCAAGGGCTTCGCGCATAGCGCTCTCAGGCAAGCCAATAGCGTATGCCCACGAAAGCACAAGTAAAACGTTATCCGCATTGAAATCGCCGCAAAGCGGGGTGGAGAACTTCTCCGCAGAAATCTTCGGCACCGTAAATTCAAGCCCGTCTTCGGTGCTCGACACAGCTCCAACAGGAGAAATGTCCGCACCGGCTTTACCGAGGCGAGAAACAGAAACCTTCTTGCAAACGTCAATGCCATCAAAAAGCTTTGCACCGTATTCGTCGTCCACGTTGATTACGGCGACACCGTCATCGGCCAAGTAGCGCGTGAACAGCAACTTTTTCGCCTCGAAATAGGCTTCCATCGTCTTGTGATAATCGAGGTGGTCTTGAGTCAGGTTGCTGAACAAACCGCTCCTGAAGCGGATTCCCGCAACACGGCCCTGGTGCAGCGAGTGCGATGAGGCTTCCATCACGAGGTCGGTACAACCAGCTTCTACTGCGCGGGCGGCAAAAGCAAAGAGATCGAGTTGCCCCGGAGTCGTAAGCGAAGCCGGTACAGAATCTTCACCAATCTTGTTCTTGATGGTACCAAGAAGCGCTACCTTATGGCCCGCAGCCGTCAGCATGGAATCCATCAAGAAAGCACTCGTTGTCTTTCCGTTCGTCCCCGTGACTGCATGCACAGCGATCTTCGCAAAAGGATCCTTGTAGAAAATTTGAGCGGCTTCCAGGCGGGCTTCACGCACGTCCTTCACCTGGATCCATTTCGAAGCCATCCCTTCCGGCGCAGCGGTCTCCGCAACCACGGCGACAGCGCCCTTCGCGATGGCGTCACACGCGAACTTCTCGTAATCGGCAACCGGGAACGAGAAAAACAGGTCCCCTTCCTTGACGCGGCGGGAATCGTCGCAAAGACCTCGGACAGACAAATTCTGCATCAGCGCTTCCGAAAGCATCAGCCTTTCTCCTTTAAAGTCAACTTGCAAGTCAGTCCCTTGTGAATTTCCTCGTCGGCCTTGGGGCTTTGAGACACGACGCGGCCCTTTCCGGTATACTCAACATTCATGCGGATATTCCCCATGATTTCGAGGGCATCCTTCAGCGAAAGCCCTGCGAGGTTCGGCATCTTCGTCGCGGAAACTTCGCCAAGCATCAAAGAAACCTTGCCGTTATCGCTCATATCGCTACGCTGCGACACCACGCGATTTCCATCGCCACGGAAGGCAACCGGGCAGCCCTTCTTGCGGGCAAGTTCTTTTGCGTCGCGGGCAGAGAGGCCGACAAAATCCACATCGCAACGATTGTCCAGTCTCACATGCTGCAAATTGTGGGACGCCGGGGAAAGTTCCGGATGGTAATAAACAGCTTCCATGATGCGGCGGAAAATCGGGCCTGCCGTAAGGCCACCCACGTGCATGCCCTGCGGGTCGTCCACGAGCACCAAGCACACATAGCGCGTATCTTCGACCGGCGCAAGGCCGATGAACGAAGCCACCTGCGAATTGCGATCGTAACGGCCTGTTTCTTGGTTGAACTTTTCTGCCGTACCGGTCTTGCCACCAAAAAGGATATCGGGCAATTTCTTGCTTGCCACCCTCTTTGCCGTACCGCTGTTCACGACGTTGTTCAACATCTTGCGAATCTTCGCTGCAGTCTTCTCCGAAATCACGCGACGGACTTCGACAGGTTCCTTCTTTTCGACCAGGTTACCATCGGCATCGCGCCATTCCTTCACAATCATCGGTTCCATGAGCTTGCCGCCGTTGGCAACCGCGGCATAAGCCATCACCATCTGAATAGGCGTCACGGAAACGGCATGGCCAAAGCCCATCGTTTTAAGCGTACGGTCGTCACGCGTGAGTTCATACGGTTGCAACAGTTTGCCGGATTCTTCGCCTTCGAAGTCTTCGGACGTGCGCATGCCAAACCCAAAATTACGCGCCATTCTATATAGGCGTTCGGCCCCCACTTCGGAGGCAATCTTTGCAAAGACGATGTTGGAAGACTGCACCATCGCCTCTCCCATATTCATATCGCCGTAAATGTGCGTATCGCAAATCTGCTCGGATCTCGAATTCCAGCGCCAGCAGCGGCCTTCGTCCTTGTAAACCTTGGTCGTGTCCACGACTCCGTTTTCTAGAGCGGCGGCAGCGGTAATCACTTTGAACGTGGAGCCCGGTTCGTAAGACATGCTCACGATATCGTTCTTGGACATGCGCCCGACCCCTTGTGTTTTGGAGTTCGGGTCGAAAGTCGGGTAGCTTGCCATGGCAAGGATTTCGCCGGTGAACGGATCCACCACGACAGCGCTCGCGCTCGTCGCATTGAATTCCATCACGCCATCTTTCAAGGCCTTCTCGACAATCTCCTGCATGTTGCGGTCAATCGTCAGCACCAAATTCTTGCCCGGTTCGGCATCGGCCACTTTTTCGGAGCGGCCGTAAATCTCGCGCTGGTGAGCGTCCTTCACACTCAAGCGGAAACCGCCGTTGCCACGCAAGCGGGAATCGAAGCGGCGTTCCATGCCCATGCTGCCAGAACCATTGTAGCCCACCTTCCCCACAATCTGTGCGGCCAGTTTGCCCTGCAAGAAGATGCGGCTGTAATCCAGGTTCCTGTTCGCTGTATCGCGATAGTTATCGGCAAAGACGATACCGTTACGGTCCATGATGCGGCCACGGTCGGCATACACGTTCTTCGTGTCCATCACCATGCTCTTTGTCTTCGCCTTGTACACATCCTGATTCACCACCTGGATATTGAAAGTCTGCCAAAGGAGCACGCCAACACAGCCGAGCGTAATAAACTTGATGATTCCGAGCGGTTCTATATAGAAGTTGTTCACTGAACACCTCCTAGCGGCATCACCTTTTGCGGCAAGCCGTTCAAGCCCAAGCCAACAGAATCGGCAAACTTCGAAAGTTGTTCGAGCGAAGAAAGCTGGTTAATTTTCAATTCTAGAGCCAGTGCGTCGTGCTTCAAGAAGGCGATTTCCACCTGGAGCCCATGCGCGGTCTCGTACAAACTATTGATGCGGTTCTGCATATAGAGCGGCAACATGCAGAGCAGAGCGAGCACGACAACGGCACCGGCCACAATCAGCGTGACCGAGCGGTTGGAGGCCCCGATGGCCTTTATCTTGTCCGTCTTGCTCATACCCTTTCGTACACTCTCAGTTTTGCAGAACGAGCCCGTCCGTTCTTTTCAATTTCTTCGGCCGAGGGCAAAATCGGCTTGCGATTCACCTTTTTCAGGCGTTGGTGATTGCCTCCGCACATGCACACAGGCATGTGTTCGGGGCATATACATGCCCTTTCGAACTCCG
The DNA window shown above is from uncultured Fibrobacter sp. and carries:
- the murF gene encoding UDP-N-acetylmuramoyl-tripeptide--D-alanyl-D-alanine ligase, whose product is MLKLDLTVREMLDILETDAVGVPARTLSRKVNLCMDSREPAKGVVFWPIKGVRFDAHQFVNQMEKDGALMSIVNQDAVEQGAFKMYAPVDDTTKALLKLAKGYQRRFKVKKVGITGSNGKTTTKEMVKAVLSTCYNTHATQGNFNNHIGVPMTLFQLKRTHEAAVIEMGTSGPDEIRPLSLATEPDVAVITNVGASHLERLGDLDGVFKEKMTITAGLKKGGVLIVNADDEHLCKARSNKNYKVVTFGMRRGVIKPEGLTWDENSCACFSIGRTKIQLNVPGVHNLYNALAAIAVGLAFGVPKARIASALNAFRGTSMRMDVKSANGFKIVSDCYNANPSSTKMALLTIGNMSKVNRRIAVLGDMLELGKESRNLHEQIGTMVPEANFDILVTVGEMAKFFVKGAKSRGMRSVFHFSNVQEVIDFLIDTVSEGDVLLVKGSRGMKMEQVVEALLQATPIFKE
- a CDS encoding UDP-N-acetylmuramoyl-L-alanyl-D-glutamate--2,6-diaminopimelate ligase; translation: MLSEALMQNLSVRGLCDDSRRVKEGDLFFSFPVADYEKFACDAIAKGAVAVVAETAAPEGMASKWIQVKDVREARLEAAQIFYKDPFAKIAVHAVTGTNGKTTSAFLMDSMLTAAGHKVALLGTIKNKIGEDSVPASLTTPGQLDLFAFAARAVEAGCTDLVMEASSHSLHQGRVAGIRFRSGLFSNLTQDHLDYHKTMEAYFEAKKLLFTRYLADDGVAVINVDDEYGAKLFDGIDVCKKVSVSRLGKAGADISPVGAVSSTEDGLEFTVPKISAEKFSTPLCGDFNADNVLLVLSWAYAIGLPESAMREALASVRVPGRFEKVWNKGGKHVIVDYAHTPDALERVLATARGLCRGRLSTVFGCGGDRDRTKRPIMGSIAERMADRAWLTSDNPRTENPSAIIADVRAGMVTDKFVVVEDRAEAIAKACASLEPGDWLVIAGKGHEDYQIVGKTKHHFDDREEAVKAMEKC
- a CDS encoding penicillin-binding transpeptidase domain-containing protein, with protein sequence MNNFYIEPLGIIKFITLGCVGVLLWQTFNIQVVNQDVYKAKTKSMVMDTKNVYADRGRIMDRNGIVFADNYRDTANRNLDYSRIFLQGKLAAQIVGKVGYNGSGSMGMERRFDSRLRGNGGFRLSVKDAHQREIYGRSEKVADAEPGKNLVLTIDRNMQEIVEKALKDGVMEFNATSASAVVVDPFTGEILAMASYPTFDPNSKTQGVGRMSKNDIVSMSYEPGSTFKVITAAAALENGVVDTTKVYKDEGRCWRWNSRSEQICDTHIYGDMNMGEAMVQSSNIVFAKIASEVGAERLYRMARNFGFGMRTSEDFEGEESGKLLQPYELTRDDRTLKTMGFGHAVSVTPIQMVMAYAAVANGGKLMEPMIVKEWRDADGNLVEKKEPVEVRRVISEKTAAKIRKMLNNVVNSGTAKRVASKKLPDILFGGKTGTAEKFNQETGRYDRNSQVASFIGLAPVEDTRYVCLVLVDDPQGMHVGGLTAGPIFRRIMEAVYYHPELSPASHNLQHVRLDNRCDVDFVGLSARDAKELARKKGCPVAFRGDGNRVVSQRSDMSDNGKVSLMLGEVSATKMPNLAGLSLKDALEIMGNIRMNVEYTGKGRVVSQSPKADEEIHKGLTCKLTLKEKG